The Hydrogenobacter hydrogenophilus genome includes the window AGTCTTGCTAACGTTCAGTCCAAGAATAAACTGTTTGACCTCCTTCTAATACTTTCAAAAGAACCCTCTCCTGAAGCATATTCCATTATAGGAAACAGAATGGGAATGAAAATAGAAGTTTCCCATAGCATCATAAAAGTGACTAACATCTAATCACTCCCCCACCTTCTTACCTTCCCATAGCAACCACCTTAGCCACCATACACCTTTCCACCTTGCCATCAGAATAACGGAAACCTTACCACCAGTTATTCAGGTAGTCTTTAAGTTTTTCTTTTTGAGGATCAGAAGCATGGGAAGAAGAACACAAAGAAGAAACCGCTTCCTTTATCAGTTTTCTTGCAGATTGTCTGTTAAGTTCTGGACTTAGTCTCAAATCACTACGCTTTAGAAACTCCTCAAGAAGGGTAGCCAGAAGGAAGCCTACATTCCCAACCAAAAACCTATTGTAAAGCTCTGCATAGATTTCCTTATCCACATCAAGGACTATCCTCTTCTTCTTCATAGGAAACATTATAGTGAAAAATGTAAAAATGTAAAGTCGTTAGCTATAACGGATTTTCTGTTAATAGAGATTTCATTAGCTATGACCTACCTAAAAATGTAAAGATGTAAAAGAAGAAGCAGAACGAATATAAGCGTTTAAAAAATCCCAAAGCCTTGATTAACAAGACCTTGGTCGCCCCTCCACTAAGCTCAGATAAAGCGTCTGATACCACTAAAGCATTCTTCCTCTTGGGAGATAGTTGAATTTGAAATTAGGGTTTCTCGAAAATATAAAGATGTAAATACAAAGGTTTATTATTACAAAGCGGAATTTCTTTTTCCTTTATCTCTAAAAGTATTTTTCTTTCTATAGCCTCTTTTTTAATTTTCTCTTTTATATCTTTTGGAATAGGCTCGTCATATGTAGAAAAAAATAAAAGTTCTTTACACTCGTTGGCTTCAATGAATTTATTAATTGCTTCTATTAAACTACCATCTTTCACATAGTCTTTATTGCCACCACCATTAAATCTTTCTTTAGCTTCTATCCAAAGACACTCTCCATCATGTTTAATAAAAAAATCAAACCTTTTTCCTCTTTTTCCTTTTTTTCCTGAAGAAAGTTTAGGTTCAGGTTCTACAATATGATCACGAAATATCTTACGAAATCTAAGGAGAAGTCCTGTAGTCATCCAACCTTCACATTTATATTGTTTTTTTTGGTTTTCCATTTCGCCCTTTTACATTCTTGATTTCTATAAACCCTTCCTTGTTTTCCTCGATAAAATCCGCTATTTCTTTTATAACACAATCTACAAGCTTAGACATTTTTTACCTCCTTAGCGAACTTTGATAATAAAAAATATATATCTAAACCTCACTTAAACAACAAAATCAAAACCAAAACCAAAAGAATAGCATTAAGCACAAGAGAAAGCATAAAATAGTTCCTTGCACTTTTGAGTTCCATCTTAATCTTTTCCTTCTCTTTTTCCTCTTCCCATAGCTTTTCTCTTAGCGTGTTGTTTGCCTCTTTAAATTTCTCAAGATATTTAAGTTCTCCCTTTAAGTGTTCAAGTTCCATCTTAATCTTTTCCCTCTCCCTTTCCTTTTCCATTAGTTGTTCTTTCAATGTGTTGTTTTCCTCTTTGAGCTTCTCAAGGTATATGAGTTTTTCCTTTGTGTGTCCAAGTTCTTCAATTAGTCGTTCTATAAGTGCGTGATCTCTTACCGCTTTGCCAAGAGATGTGCCAGCCAGAGATGGAGTATCAAAGGATTGGTCTGCTATGAGTTCCAAAAGGCTAAGGTTTCTATCCAAGGAGTGTCCAATGGCTATGTAAAATGGCTTTGAAAGTTCAAGAATAGCCAAGGCACTTAGCAGTCCCCCCACTTTTGATAGTTCCTCCTGAGAACCTCCTCCTCTTACAAGAAAGATGGCATCAAACTCCTGATCTTTTAACTCTTGGATTGTTTGAGCTAACTCCTCATCTGACAAAGAGGTTTCTATAAAAGAAAACTCCACTCTGTTTCTGAACTCTCCAATGCTTTGGAAAAATCCCCTGTAAAAGTCTTGTTGCGTTTGTGCAGATCGTCCATGGATTACCACAATCCTCAATGGATTTGCTATCTTAGGAAGCTCGTGAATGAGAATTCTCTCTTTTCTACTCTGCCTTAAGCGTTCTAAAAGCTCTAATCTTTGACTTGTTTCCTGCCCATCTTCAAGCACCTTGAAAGCTTTGACATTCAAGCGTGGATATATGCCTCCCCCAAGCCTGTGAAGGTAGTAGGTCAGAAAGCCTTCTACTTCAATTTTTGCTCCAAGAGGTAGATCAAACTCTTCTGGAAAGTTCAGATCAATGGCATGTTCTCCATCAGAAAGCTTAAGATAGCCTCTTTCTTGCTTTAGAATGCCTACCGCTTTAATGACATCTCTTTCAAGTTTTGATTGAAGGCTATCAAAAATCTCCTTTGGTGTAAGGTAGCTCACCTCTT containing:
- a CDS encoding exodeoxyribonuclease VII large subunit produces the protein MSYLTPKEIFDSLQSKLERDVIKAVGILKQERGYLKLSDGEHAIDLNFPEEFDLPLGAKIEVEGFLTYYLHRLGGGIYPRLNVKAFKVLEDGQETSQRLELLERLRQSRKERILIHELPKIANPLRIVVIHGRSAQTQQDFYRGFFQSIGEFRNRVEFSFIETSLSDEELAQTIQELKDQEFDAIFLVRGGGSQEELSKVGGLLSALAILELSKPFYIAIGHSLDRNLSLLELIADQSFDTPSLAGTSLGKAVRDHALIERLIEELGHTKEKLIYLEKLKEENNTLKEQLMEKEREREKIKMELEHLKGELKYLEKFKEANNTLREKLWEEEKEKEKIKMELKSARNYFMLSLVLNAILLVLVLILLFK